One Phaseolus vulgaris cultivar G19833 chromosome 2, P. vulgaris v2.0, whole genome shotgun sequence DNA window includes the following coding sequences:
- the LOC137812416 gene encoding pentatricopeptide repeat-containing protein At4g39530: MRSHHRLGSHLNFLNKIKVSKTLNLSTLSPHFLQPQGSAILKQRKIGRELANLLQFPFPNVPTSHYFKKIHAHIVVLGFHQHDVFLVNTLLHAYSKLNNLSDAQKLFDTMPNRNLVSWSSMVSMYTRHGYSVEALVLFCRFRRSCSEDPNEYILASVIKACTQLGSLSQALLVHGFIVKGGFVQDVYVGTSLIDFYAKHGCVDDARLIFDGLKVKTTVTWTAIIAGYAKFGRSEVSLKLFYQMREGDVYPDRYVISSVLSACSMLEFLEGGRQIHGYVLRRGFDIDVSVVNGIIDLYLKCHKVKTGRKLFDQLVDKDVVSWTTMIAGCMQNSFHGYAMDLFVEMIREGLKPDAFACTSVLNSCGTLQAQEKGRQVHAYAIKVNIDNDDFVKNGVIDMYAKCDSLTNARKVFDLVAAINVVSYNAMIEGYSRHNMLVEALDLFHEMRLSLSPPTLLTFVSLLGLSASLFLLELSSQIHCLITKYGASLDNFAGSALIDVYSKCSCVGDARLVFEEVYDKDIVVWNAMFSGYSQQSENEESLKLYKDLQISRLKPNEFTFAAVITAASNMASLRHGQQFHNQVIKMGLYDDSFVTNSLVDMYAKCGSIEESHKTFISTNQRDIACWNSMISTYAHHGEAAKALEVFEDLIMEGAKPNYVTYVGVLSACSHAGLLDLGFHHFESMSQFGIEPGIDHYACMVSLLGRAGKIYEAKEFIEKMPIKPAAVVWRSLLSACRVSGYVELGTYAAEMAISCDPTDSGSYILLSNIFASKGMWTNVRRVREKMDMCRVVKEPGWSWIEVNNEVHRFIARDTAHRDSTLISLVLDNLILQIKGFGHVPNTATFFIDN; the protein is encoded by the coding sequence ATGCGAAGCCATCACAGACTAGGATCCCATTTAAATTTCCTTAACAAAATCAAAGTGAGCAAAACTTTGAATTTGTCCACTCTGTCACCTCATTTTCTTCAACCACAAGGTTCTGCAATCCTTAAACAACGGAAAATTGGTCGTGAATTGGCCAACTTGTTGCAGTTTCCGTTCCCAAATGTTCCTACTTCTCATTACTTTAAGAAAATCCATGCCCACATTGTGGTATTAGGTTTTCACCAACATGATGTCTTCCTTGTTAACACTCTCTTGCATGCATATTCAAAACTGAACAATCTAAGTGATGCACAGAAGCTGTTCGATACTATGCCTAATAGGAATCTGGTTAGTTGGTCCTCCATGGTTTCTATGTACACTCGACATGGTTACAGTGTAGAAGCATTGGTATTGTTCTGCCGGTTCAGGAGAAGTTGCAGTGAGGACCCAAATGAGTACATTTTAGCCAGTGTTATTAAAGCTTGTACACAATTGGGTAGTCTCAGTCAGGCTCTGCTGGTGCATGGTTTTATTGTTAAGGGTGGGTTTGTTCAGGATGTGTATGTGGGTACATCTTTGATTGATTTTTACGCCAAGCATGGTTGTGTTGATGATGCAAGGTTGATTTTTGATGGCCTAAAAGTTAAAACCACTGTCACGTGGACTGCAATTATAGCAGGGTATGCAAAATTTGGAAGAAGTGAAGTATCCTTGAAGCTATTCTACCAAATGAGGGAGGGTGATGTTTATCCAGACAGATATGTGATTTCCAGCGTTTTAAGTGCTTGTTCGATGCTCGAGTTTCTTGAAGGCGGGAGGCAAATTCATGGGTATGTGTTACGGAGGGGCTTTGACATTGATGTTTCAGTGGTTAATGGAATTATAGATTTGTATTTGAAATGTCACAAAGTGAAGACAGGTCGGAAGTTATTCGATCAACTGGTGGATAAAGATGTTGTTTCATGGACCACAATGATTGCCGGGTGCATGCAAAATTCATTCCATGGGTATGCCATGGACCTGTTTGTTGAAATGATTAGAGAGGGTTTGAAGCCTGATGCATTTGCTTGCACTAGTGTTCTCAATTCATGTGGTACACTCCAGGCCCAAGAAAAGGGAAGACAAGTGCATGCCTATGCTATCAAGGTCAATATTGATAATGATGATTTTGTGAAAAATGGTGTGATTGACATGTATGCCAAATGTGATTCCTTGACTAATGCTAGAAAAGTCTTCGACCTTGTGGCTGCTATAAATGTAGTATCCTACAATGCAATGATTGAAGGATACTCGAGACACAACATGCTAGTTGAAGCATTGGATCTTTTTCACGAAATGAGGCTAAGTTTATCACCACCAACTCTCTTAACGTTTGTTAGCCTTCTTGGGCTATCTGCATCCTTATTTCTCCTGGAACTCAGTAGCCAAATCCATTGCCTGATTACTAAATATGGGGCTTCTTTAGACAATTTTGCTGGCAGTGCTCTAATTGATGTTTATTCAAAATGCTCATGTGTTGGGGATGCAAGACTAGTTTTTGAGGAGGTATATGACAAAGACATTGTAGTATGGAATGCAATGTTTTCTGGATACAGCCAACAATCTGAAAATGAAGAGTCTCTCAAACTGTACAAAGATCTACAGATTTCAAGGCTAAAACCCAATGAATTCACTTTTGCTGCAGTAATCACAGCAGCAAGTAACATGGCGAGTCTTCGACACGGCCAGCAATTTCACAACCAAGTGATAAAAATGGGTCTTTATGATGACTCCTTTGTCACAAATTCCCTGGTTGATATGTATGCCAAGTGTGGAAGCATTGAAGAGTCTCACAAAACTTTCATTTCCACAAATCAAAGAGACATTGCCTGTTGGAATTCCATGATTTCAACATATGCCCACCATGGAGAGGCGGCAAAAGCTCTTGAAGTGTTCGAAGACTTGATCATGGAGGGAGCAAAGCCAAATTATGTCACCTATGTAGGTGTACTATCAGCATGTAGCCATGCTGGACTTCTAGACCTTGGATTTCACCACTTTGAATCAATGTCCCAGTTTGGAATTGAACCAGGGATTGATCATTATGCTTGCATGGTTTCTCTCTTGGGCCGGGCTGGTAAAATATATGAAGCCAAGGAATTTATTGAGAAAATGCCTATAAAACCAGCAGCAGTAGTGTGGAGGAGCTTGCTCAGTGCATGTAGAGTTTCAGGTTATGTGGAACTGGGAACATATGCTGCTGAGATGGCAATTTCGTGTGATCCAACTGATAGTGGATCATATATAttactttcaaatatttttgcATCGAAAGGTATGTGGACAAATGTCAGAAGGGTGAGAGAGAAAATGGACATGTGCAGGGTAGTGAAAGAACCAGGTTGGAGTTGGATTGAAGTGAATAATGAAGTTCACAGATTCATTGCCAGAGACACAGCCCATCGTGACTCTACACTTATATCTTTAGTTTTAGACAATTTGATTCTTCAGATCAAAGGCTTTGGTCATGTGCCTAACACTGCcacattttttattgataattga
- the LOC137812418 gene encoding uncharacterized protein, translating into MDRRKEKNGAWLSVPQFGDWDQKGQVPDYSLDFSKIRETRKQNKTNISRASLGNEEEFVDSTSSSVNTGHSSDHSQPQYHQSVPPTARKSFLSYFNCCVKA; encoded by the exons ATGGACCGTCGTAAAGag AAAAATGGTGCTTGGCTATCAGTGCCACAATTTGGGGATTGGGACCAGAAGGGGCAAGTGCCAGACTACTCTCTTGATTTCTCAAAGATCAGGGAAACTAGGAAGCAGAACAAGACAAATATTTCTAGGGCAAGTCTTGGTAACGAAGAAGAGTTTGTGGATTCAACCTCGAGCAGCGTAAACACTGGGCACAGCAGTGACCACTCCCAACCTCAATACCATCAATCCGTTCCTCCAACT GCCAGAAAGAGCTTCCTCAGCTACTTCAATTGTTGTGTGAAAGCCTAA
- the LOC137812417 gene encoding large ribosomal subunit protein eL6-like: MAPKQITRKVSRNPELIRGIGKYSRSQMYHKRGIWAIKAKNGGVFPRHDPTPKPETPAQKPPKFYPADDVKKPLLNKHKPKITKLRASVTPGTVLILLAGRFKGKRVVFLKQLPSGLLLVTGPFKINGVPLRRVNQSYVIATSTKVDVSAVNVDKFDDKYFSKESQQKKKKGEGEFFEAEKEEKSVLPQQKKDDQKTVDSALVKAIESVPDLKSYLGARFSLKAGVKPHELVF; this comes from the exons ATGGCGCCGAAGCAGATAACGCGTAAGGTTAGCAGAAACCCTGAATTGATAAGGGGCATTGGAAAGTACTCGAGATCACAAATGTACCACAAGAGGGGTATTTGGGCTATCAAGGCTAAAAACGGCGGCGTTTTCCCTCGCCACGATCCTACTCCCAAACCTGAAACTCCCGCTCAAAAACCTCCCAAATTTTACCCTGCTGATGATGTCAAGAAACCCCTTCTCAACAAGCACAAACCCAAAATCACCAAGCTCAG GGCTAGCGTTACCCCTGGGACAGTGTTGATTCTTCTTGCCGGTAGATTTAAGGGAAAGAGGGTAGTGTTTTTGAAGCAGCTTCCTTCCGGGTTGCTTCTTGTAACTG GTCCTTTCAAGATCAACGGAGTTCCATTGAGGCGTGTCAACCAGTCATATGTTATTGCCACATCAACCAAAGTAGATGTTTCTGCTGTTAATGTGGACAAATTTGATGACAAATACTTTTCAAAGGAGTCccaacaaaagaagaagaagggagaGGGCGAGTTTTTTGAGGCAGAGAAGGAG GAAAAGAGTGTGTTGCCCCAGCAGAAGAAAGATGACCAGAAAACTGTGGACTCTGCATTGGTAAAGGCAATCGAGAGTGTTCCGGACTTGAAATCTTATCTGGGTGCTAGGTTTTCCCTAAAGGCTGGTGTGAAACCTCACGAGCTGGTCTTTTAG